The following proteins come from a genomic window of Coffea arabica cultivar ET-39 chromosome 11c, Coffea Arabica ET-39 HiFi, whole genome shotgun sequence:
- the LOC113716289 gene encoding ATP-dependent DNA helicase Q-like 5 isoform X2, whose translation MDSDSDGSHISATPPRDSPPPSPPPASARPALLLSSAKSRTKFKAAAISKSTSRPILKPKPSSKCSKSAINPDPKPPLEGNPTKISLPPPDLSSLPFHHIHRSGSINGSSSFSSNCNHSVPTLLPVGRLISKFASFSKTRKENLKFEPLESNPTEPLLTTPKPKAELGDDNVVRQETGNEGFNASKVVKKHPNCIESGVSSASNACISSATRVKFKSEGNFVKLNINGYGRKKFKFKGKHRNLGSSSLGRQRFSRRRKRKFGVENKGEGEVGGLCDEDDHVLEIKRVQKISSFDIGTIEEAVMRVRDEASDENLLRLLKLSHGYDSFRNGQLEAIKMVLSKKSTMLILPTGSGKSLCYQVPALVLPGVTLVVSPLVALMIDQLKHLPPTIPGALLCSRQTPEEASEALKLLKNQTIKVLFVSPERLLNVEFTSIFSGISLISLVVIDEAHCISEWSHNFRPSYMRLRGSMLRAKLHADCVLAMTATATSKTLHNVMHALEIPATNLIQAVKMRENLQLSLSQTGNRMKDLMTLLKSSPYVEIKSIIIYCKFQSEADLISRYLCDNNISAKSYHSSIPAEDRRRIQEIFCLNKIRVVVATVAFGMGLDKRDIGAVIHYSLPESLEEYVQEIGRAGRDGRLSYCHLFFDEATYFKMRSLMYSDGVDEYAVKKFLCQIFSNTNSSGKICSIIKESASRKFDIKEELELDDLQYLNLLPQIKVTCTLNFHQTSPSLLANKDIVIAAILKKSELKDGQYVFDIPSTANSIRWQATDLSNHLQSLKLKGEITYELKDQAFCYRIVDVPNDVCSLAATITKWLSDVEIYKVRKLDAMFNAAVFAVKQCNKVDGCNDHQHTPCLQRKIFEYFNSNDDDIPNIMAESSRFLRADIKVFLQSHSQAKFTPRAVARIMHGLASPAFPSATWSRTHFWGRYTQVDFKVVMEAARAELMKFASPSVV comes from the exons ATGGACTCCGATTCCGATGGCTCTCACATTTCCGCAACGCCACCACGTGATTCACCACCGCCCTCTCCGCCTCCAGCATCAGCAAGACCCGCTCTTCTTCTTTCCTCCGCCAAATCAAGAACTAAATTTAAAGCCGCCGCCATTTCCAAGTCCACTTCACGCCCCATCCTGAAACCAAAACCCTCTAGCAAATGCTCTAAGTCAGCTATAAATCCTGATCCGAAACCACCCCTTGAAGGAAACCCAACTAAAATTTCACTTCCCCCTCCTGACCTCTCCAGTTTACCCTTCCATCATATCCACCGCTCTGGCTCAATTAATGGAAGCTCCTCATTTTCCTCCAATTGCAACCATTCAGTCCCAACCCTTTTGCCTGTTGGGCGTCTGATATCCAAGTTTGCATCTTTCTCGAAAACCCGGaaagaaaatctgaaatttgagcCCCTTGAATCTAATCCCACTGAACCTTTACTAACAACCCCAAAGCCGAAGGCAGAGTTAGGGGATGACAATGTGGTCCGACAAGAAACTGGAAATGAAGGATTTAATGCGTCCAAAGTGGTGAAGAAACATCCTAATTGCATTGAAAGTGGCGTGTCTTCTGCTTCTAACGCTTGTATATCGTCAGCGACAAGGGTTAAATTTAAAAGTGAAGGTAACTTTGTGAAACTGAATATTAATGGTTATGGAAGGaaaaagttcaaattcaaggGGAAGCACAGGAATCTTGGAAGTTCATCACTTGGGCGTCAAAGATTTTCCAGAAGACGTAAGAGGAAATTTGGAGTTGAAAATAAAGGAGAAGGAGAAGTGGGCGGATTATGTGATGAAGATGATCATGTTTTGGAGATTAAACGCGTGCAGAAAATATCTAGTTTTGATATCGGTACAATTGAAGAGGCTGTGATGAGGGTACGAGATGAGGCATCAGATGAGAATTTACTAAGGTTATTGAAATTAAGTCATGGCTATGATTCATTCAGGAATGGGCAATTGGAGGCTATTAAGATGGTGCTTTCTAAGAAATCAACCATGTTAATTTTACCAACTGGCTCTGGGAAGTCTTTGTGTTATCAGGTGCCAGCGTTAGTTTTGCCAGGGGTTACCCTTGTCGTTAGTCCATTAGTCGCTTTGATGATTGATCAGCTCAAACACCTACCTCCTACTATTCCTGGTGCTCTCCTGTGTAGCAGACAG aCACCAGAAGAGGCTTCCGAGGCACTTAAGTTATTAAAGAACCAAACAATAAAG GTACTCTTTGTTTCACCAGAGAGGCTTTTAAATGTCGAATTCACATCCATATTTTCTGGCATTTCTTTAATATCACTTGTtgtgattgatgaagcccactGTATATCGGAATG GTCACACAATTTCCGGCCTTCCTACATGAGGCTAAGGGGATCAATGTTGCGTGCTAAGCTTCATGCTGATTGCGTTCTTGCAATGACTGCAACTGCAACATCCAAAACGTTGCATAATGTGATGCATGCTTTAGAAATTCCTGCAACAAATCTAATCCAGGCTGTCAAAATGAGGGAAAATCTGCAATTATCTCTGTCACAGACTGGAAATAG aATGAAAGATCTAATGACATTACTCAAATCTTCTCCCTATGTGGAGATAAAAAGCATAATTATTTACTGCAAATTTCAG TCTGAAGCTGACCTGATAAGCAGATATCTATGTGACAACAATATCTCAGCTAAG AGTTATCATAGCTCTATCCCTGCAGAAGATCGACGTCGTATACAGGAAATATTTTGTTTGAACAAGATAAGGGTG GTTGTTGCAACTGTGGCTTTTGGCATGGGACTTGATAAAAGGGATATTGGAGCT GTAATACATTACAGCTTACCAGAAAGCTTGGAAGAATACGTTCAG GAGATAGGCCGTGCTGGACGTGATGGAAGATTGTCGTATTGCCATCTTTTTTTTGATGAGGCTACCTACTTCAAGATGCGTAGTCTTATGTACAG TGATGGTGTAGATGAGTATGCTGTGAAGAAGTTCCTTTGTCAAATTTTCAGTAATACAAATTCATCAGGCAAAATTTGTTCAATAATCAAGGAATCTGCATCTCGGAAATTTGATATCAAAGAAGAG TTGGAATTGGATGACCTGCAATACCTGAACTTGCTTCCACAGATCAAAGTTACTTGCACTTTAAATTTCCATCAG ACTTCCCCATCTTTGCTCGCAAATAAAGATATTGTAATTGCAGCAATTTTAAAGAA GTCTGAACTGAAAGACGGGCAGTATGTGTTTGACATACCAAGTACAGCAAATAGCATCAGATGGCAGGCTACTGACTTGTCGAATCATTTGCAGAGTCTAAAG TTGAAGGGAGAGATTACATATGAATTGAAGGATCAGGCATTTTGCTATAGAATTGTGGATGTGCCGAATGATGTTTGTTCTTTGGCAGCAACTATTACAAAGTGGTTATCAGATGTTGAGATCTATAAG GTTCGGAAATTAGATGCAATGTTCAATGCTGCGGTCTTTGCAGTAAAACAGTGTAATAAAGTGGATGGATGTAATGACCATCAACATACCCCTTGCTTACAAAGGAAGATTTTCGAGTACTTCAACAGCAATGATGATGATATCCCCAATATCATGGCTGAAAGCAG CCGCTTTCTGAGAGCCGACATAAAG GTGTTTTTGCAGAGTCATTCACAGGCAAAATTTACCCCCAGGGCTGTTGCTAGGATAATGCATGGCCTCGCCAGCCCAGCCTTTCCTTCTGCAACTTGGTCAAGAACTCATTTCTG GGGAAGATACACGCAGGTAGACTTTAAAGTGGTAATGGAAGCAGCAAGAGCAGAGCTCATGAAATTTGCTTCTCCTAGTGTCGTCTAA
- the LOC113716289 gene encoding ATP-dependent DNA helicase Q-like 5 isoform X1, producing MDSDSDGSHISATPPRDSPPPSPPPASARPALLLSSAKSRTKFKAAAISKSTSRPILKPKPSSKCSKSAINPDPKPPLEGNPTKISLPPPDLSSLPFHHIHRSGSINGSSSFSSNCNHSVPTLLPVGRLISKFASFSKTRKENLKFEPLESNPTEPLLTTPKPKAELGDDNVVRQETGNEGFNASKVVKKHPNCIESGVSSASNACISSATRVKFKSEGNFVKLNINGYGRKKFKFKGKHRNLGSSSLGRQRFSRRRKRKFGVENKGEGEVGGLCDEDDHVLEIKRVQKISSFDIGTIEEAVMRVRDEASDENLLRLLKLSHGYDSFRNGQLEAIKMVLSKKSTMLILPTGSGKSLCYQVPALVLPGVTLVVSPLVALMIDQLKHLPPTIPGALLCSRQTPEEASEALKLLKNQTIKVLFVSPERLLNVEFTSIFSGISLISLVVIDEAHCISEWSHNFRPSYMRLRGSMLRAKLHADCVLAMTATATSKTLHNVMHALEIPATNLIQAVKMRENLQLSLSQTGNRMKDLMTLLKSSPYVEIKSIIIYCKFQSEADLISRYLCDNNISAKSYHSSIPAEDRRRIQEIFCLNKIRVVVATVAFGMGLDKRDIGAVIHYSLPESLEEYVQEIGRAGRDGRLSYCHLFFDEATYFKMRSLMYSDGVDEYAVKKFLCQIFSNTNSSGKICSIIKESASRKFDIKEEVMLTILTQLELDDLQYLNLLPQIKVTCTLNFHQTSPSLLANKDIVIAAILKKSELKDGQYVFDIPSTANSIRWQATDLSNHLQSLKLKGEITYELKDQAFCYRIVDVPNDVCSLAATITKWLSDVEIYKVRKLDAMFNAAVFAVKQCNKVDGCNDHQHTPCLQRKIFEYFNSNDDDIPNIMAESSRFLRADIKVFLQSHSQAKFTPRAVARIMHGLASPAFPSATWSRTHFWGRYTQVDFKVVMEAARAELMKFASPSVV from the exons ATGGACTCCGATTCCGATGGCTCTCACATTTCCGCAACGCCACCACGTGATTCACCACCGCCCTCTCCGCCTCCAGCATCAGCAAGACCCGCTCTTCTTCTTTCCTCCGCCAAATCAAGAACTAAATTTAAAGCCGCCGCCATTTCCAAGTCCACTTCACGCCCCATCCTGAAACCAAAACCCTCTAGCAAATGCTCTAAGTCAGCTATAAATCCTGATCCGAAACCACCCCTTGAAGGAAACCCAACTAAAATTTCACTTCCCCCTCCTGACCTCTCCAGTTTACCCTTCCATCATATCCACCGCTCTGGCTCAATTAATGGAAGCTCCTCATTTTCCTCCAATTGCAACCATTCAGTCCCAACCCTTTTGCCTGTTGGGCGTCTGATATCCAAGTTTGCATCTTTCTCGAAAACCCGGaaagaaaatctgaaatttgagcCCCTTGAATCTAATCCCACTGAACCTTTACTAACAACCCCAAAGCCGAAGGCAGAGTTAGGGGATGACAATGTGGTCCGACAAGAAACTGGAAATGAAGGATTTAATGCGTCCAAAGTGGTGAAGAAACATCCTAATTGCATTGAAAGTGGCGTGTCTTCTGCTTCTAACGCTTGTATATCGTCAGCGACAAGGGTTAAATTTAAAAGTGAAGGTAACTTTGTGAAACTGAATATTAATGGTTATGGAAGGaaaaagttcaaattcaaggGGAAGCACAGGAATCTTGGAAGTTCATCACTTGGGCGTCAAAGATTTTCCAGAAGACGTAAGAGGAAATTTGGAGTTGAAAATAAAGGAGAAGGAGAAGTGGGCGGATTATGTGATGAAGATGATCATGTTTTGGAGATTAAACGCGTGCAGAAAATATCTAGTTTTGATATCGGTACAATTGAAGAGGCTGTGATGAGGGTACGAGATGAGGCATCAGATGAGAATTTACTAAGGTTATTGAAATTAAGTCATGGCTATGATTCATTCAGGAATGGGCAATTGGAGGCTATTAAGATGGTGCTTTCTAAGAAATCAACCATGTTAATTTTACCAACTGGCTCTGGGAAGTCTTTGTGTTATCAGGTGCCAGCGTTAGTTTTGCCAGGGGTTACCCTTGTCGTTAGTCCATTAGTCGCTTTGATGATTGATCAGCTCAAACACCTACCTCCTACTATTCCTGGTGCTCTCCTGTGTAGCAGACAG aCACCAGAAGAGGCTTCCGAGGCACTTAAGTTATTAAAGAACCAAACAATAAAG GTACTCTTTGTTTCACCAGAGAGGCTTTTAAATGTCGAATTCACATCCATATTTTCTGGCATTTCTTTAATATCACTTGTtgtgattgatgaagcccactGTATATCGGAATG GTCACACAATTTCCGGCCTTCCTACATGAGGCTAAGGGGATCAATGTTGCGTGCTAAGCTTCATGCTGATTGCGTTCTTGCAATGACTGCAACTGCAACATCCAAAACGTTGCATAATGTGATGCATGCTTTAGAAATTCCTGCAACAAATCTAATCCAGGCTGTCAAAATGAGGGAAAATCTGCAATTATCTCTGTCACAGACTGGAAATAG aATGAAAGATCTAATGACATTACTCAAATCTTCTCCCTATGTGGAGATAAAAAGCATAATTATTTACTGCAAATTTCAG TCTGAAGCTGACCTGATAAGCAGATATCTATGTGACAACAATATCTCAGCTAAG AGTTATCATAGCTCTATCCCTGCAGAAGATCGACGTCGTATACAGGAAATATTTTGTTTGAACAAGATAAGGGTG GTTGTTGCAACTGTGGCTTTTGGCATGGGACTTGATAAAAGGGATATTGGAGCT GTAATACATTACAGCTTACCAGAAAGCTTGGAAGAATACGTTCAG GAGATAGGCCGTGCTGGACGTGATGGAAGATTGTCGTATTGCCATCTTTTTTTTGATGAGGCTACCTACTTCAAGATGCGTAGTCTTATGTACAG TGATGGTGTAGATGAGTATGCTGTGAAGAAGTTCCTTTGTCAAATTTTCAGTAATACAAATTCATCAGGCAAAATTTGTTCAATAATCAAGGAATCTGCATCTCGGAAATTTGATATCAAAGAAGAG GTGATGCTTACAATTTTAACTCAGTTGGAATTGGATGACCTGCAATACCTGAACTTGCTTCCACAGATCAAAGTTACTTGCACTTTAAATTTCCATCAG ACTTCCCCATCTTTGCTCGCAAATAAAGATATTGTAATTGCAGCAATTTTAAAGAA GTCTGAACTGAAAGACGGGCAGTATGTGTTTGACATACCAAGTACAGCAAATAGCATCAGATGGCAGGCTACTGACTTGTCGAATCATTTGCAGAGTCTAAAG TTGAAGGGAGAGATTACATATGAATTGAAGGATCAGGCATTTTGCTATAGAATTGTGGATGTGCCGAATGATGTTTGTTCTTTGGCAGCAACTATTACAAAGTGGTTATCAGATGTTGAGATCTATAAG GTTCGGAAATTAGATGCAATGTTCAATGCTGCGGTCTTTGCAGTAAAACAGTGTAATAAAGTGGATGGATGTAATGACCATCAACATACCCCTTGCTTACAAAGGAAGATTTTCGAGTACTTCAACAGCAATGATGATGATATCCCCAATATCATGGCTGAAAGCAG CCGCTTTCTGAGAGCCGACATAAAG GTGTTTTTGCAGAGTCATTCACAGGCAAAATTTACCCCCAGGGCTGTTGCTAGGATAATGCATGGCCTCGCCAGCCCAGCCTTTCCTTCTGCAACTTGGTCAAGAACTCATTTCTG GGGAAGATACACGCAGGTAGACTTTAAAGTGGTAATGGAAGCAGCAAGAGCAGAGCTCATGAAATTTGCTTCTCCTAGTGTCGTCTAA
- the LOC113716826 gene encoding uncharacterized protein, translating into MVRIVDATAMLIRKSIPSISTADTTSSATTSFASVPPPPSSSSSIFTNYPLISAVLAFALAQSFKFLTSWYRERHWDLKQLVGSGGMPSSHSATVIALAIGVGLQEGFGGSLFATALILACVVMYDATGVRLHAGRQAEVLNQIVCELPAEHPLSESRPLRELLGHTPPQVVAGGLLGIVTATMIHLIFGPGKQA; encoded by the exons ATGGTGCGAATAGTGGACGCAACAGCGATGTTGATTCGGAAGTCAATACCTTCAATATCCACAGCTGATACAACATCTTCTGCCACAACATCGTTTGCATCAGTACCACCGCCGCCGTCGTCGTCGTCATCAATATTCACAAATTACCCTTTGATTTCAGCTGTCTTAGCTTTCGctcttgctcaatctttcaaGTTCTTGACCTCCTG GTATAGGGAAAGACATTGGGATCTCAAGCAACTTGTCGGATCCGGCGGTATGCCATCATCCCATTCAGCAACTGTTATTGCCTTGGCGATAGGTGTAGGTTTGCAAGAGGGCTTTGGGGGATCTTTGTTTGCTACTGCATTGATCTTAGCATGTGTG GTAATGTATGATGCAACTGGTGTGCGACTGCATGCTGGACGCCAAGCAGAG GTCCTAAACCAAATTGTCTGTGAACTTCCAGCTGAACATCCTCTTTCTGAGAGCAGACCATTGCGAGAACTTCTTGGCCACACCCCACCTCAG GTTGTTGCGGGTGGATTACTGGGAATTGTAACAGCAACAATGATCCATTTGATCTTTGGCCCTGGTAAGCAAGCATGA
- the LOC113716290 gene encoding uncharacterized protein isoform X1, translated as MGILGLSERFSRLSKTSLSIHSSYFNRSRKRAFSELKQKITEDDSILPVLIVGAGPVGLVLSMLLTKLGVKCAILEKSTTFSTHPQAHFINNRSMEVFRKLDGLADEISSSQPPVDYWRKFIYCTSLTGPILGTVDHMQPQDFDRTVSPVSVAHFSQYKLHRLLLEKLVNLGFHIVDSHGSNRLEEILIREKEILMGHECVSVSTAHHGVTVTASFLSEGRHMQKDIRCNFIVGTDGAGSTVRQLVGIDMKGERDLQKLVSIHFISEDLGKYLMNEKPGMLFFIFNSEAIGVLVAHDLKQGEFVLQVPFYPPQQKLKDFSSEMCERLIFRLVGRELADIQVRDVKPWVMHAEVAERYLSCNNRIILAGDAAHRFPPAGGFGMNTGVQDAHNLAWKIASVLNGITPLSFLSTYEIERRQIARFNTELSVQNFKAAMNVPSALGLDPTIANAVHRAVNDWIGTILPEGLQRSVLEGIFSIGRAQVSDSLLNEKNPLGLLRLAKLRRIFDEGKSLQLQFPAEDLGFRYLKGALVSDDDSSSNAQEAPTGGRRDYIPSADPGSRLPHMSMRLLSDLSSKETFSALDLVSLDKVEFVLIIAPLEESYNLAQAAFKVAKEHKISIRVCVIWPEKTTDGSGKTEAALEPWTNFIEVAELRNPPTSVSWWDVCQMTDRGAILVRPDEHIAWRTKFGITADPVLEMERIFSTIFGAQPRQT; from the exons ATGGGGATTTTAGGCCTGAGTGAGAGGTTTTCTAGACTATCCAAAACTAGTTTAAGTATCCACTCTTCCTACTTCAATCGCTCGCGGAAAAGAGCCTTTTCAGAATTGAAGCAGAAAATCACTGAAGACGACTCTATCTTGCCTGTCTTGATCGTAGGTGCAGGCCCGGTTGGACTTGTCCTCTCTATGCTTCTTACCAAGCTTG GGGTCAAATGTGCAATACTGGAGAAAAGTACGACTTTTTCGACGCACCCACAGGCTCATTTCATTAACAATCGCTCTATGGAG GTGTTTAGGAAATTAGATGGTTTGGCGGATGAGATTTCGAGTTCACAACCACCTGTGGATTATTGGAGGAAATTTATCTATTGTACTTCACTCACTGGTCCGATACTTGGAACAGTAGACCATATGCAACCTCAAG ATTTTGATCGAACTGTGAGCCCTGTATCTGTAGCTCATTTTTCACAGTACAAACTTCACAGATTACTACTTGAGAAGCTTGTAAATCTTGGTTTTCACATTGTTGACAGTCACGGGTCTAATAGGCTTGAGGAAATCCTGATTAGGGAGAAGGAGATATTGATGGGGCATGAATGCGTATCAGTTAGTACTGCTCATCATGGTGTTACTGTCACAGCGTCTTTTCTTAGTGAAGGGAGGCATATGCAGAAAGATATCCGTTGCAATTTCATTGTGGGTACAGATGGTGCAGGAAGTACAGTCAGACAGCTTGTAGGAATAGACATGAAAGGAGAAAGGGACTTGCAAAAGCTAGTTAGTATTCACTTTATAAGCGAAGACCTTGGAAAGTATTTGATGAATGAGAAACCAGGAATGCTATTCTTTATCTTCAATTCAGAAGCCATTGGTGTTCTTGTTGCTCATGATTTGAAGCAAGGAGAGTTTGTTTTGCAG GTACCATTTTATCCCCCCCAACAGAAGCTCAAGGACTTCAGCTCTGAG ATGTGTGAAAGATTAATCTTCAGATTGGTTGGCCGGGAGCTTGCAGACATACAGGTTAGGGATGTAAAACCATGGGTGATGCACGCTGAAGTTGCTGAAAGATATCTTTCCTGTAACAACAGGATAATTCTTGCTGGTGATGCTGCCCATCGCTTTCCACCAGCTGGTGGTTTTG GGATGAATACTGGAGTTCAGGATGCTCACAACCTTGCTTGGAAAATAGCTTCTGTTCTCAATGGCATCACACCGCTTTCATTTCTTTCCACTTATGAGATAGAACGTAGGCAG ATTGCCAGATTTAATACGGAGCTTAGTGTTCAAAACTTCAAAGCAGCTATGAATGTTCCTTCTGCACTTGGTCTTGATCCAACTATTGCTAATGCAG TACACCGTGCAGTTAATGATTGGATTGGTACCATTTTACCGGAAGGACTACAGAGGTCAGTTTTGGAGGGAATCTTCAGCATAGGCCGTGCACAGGTTTCAGACTCTCTGTTGAATGAGAAGAATCCTTTGGGATTGTTGAGGCTTGCCAAATTGAGACGGATATTTGACGAAGGAAAGAGTCTTCAACTCCAGTTTCCAGCTGAGGATCTAGGTTTCAG GTATCTCAAAGGAGCACTAGTGTCTGATGATGATAGTTCATCAAATGCTCAGGAAGCACCTACTGGAGGCAGGAGGGACTATATCCCCTCAGCAGATCCTGGATCAAGGTTGCCACATatgagtatgagactcttgtCAGACCTCTCAAGCAAG GAAACATTTTCAGCCTTGGATCTTGTGTCCCTGGATAAAGTTGAGTTTGTTCTCATAATAGCACCATTAGAAGAATCTTACAATCTTGCTCAAGCTGCATTCAAGGTGGCAAAGGAACATAAAATCTCCATAAGGGTGTGTGTGATATGGCCTGAAAAAACTACAGATGGATCTGGAAAAACTGAGGCTGCATTAGAACCTTGGACTAATTTCATTGAAGTTGCGGAATTAAGAAATCCACCAACTTCTGTTTCATGGTGGGATGTTTGTCAAATGACAGACAGAGGAGCCATTTTAGTGAGGCCCGATGAGCACATTGCATGGCGTACAAAATTCGGAATCACAGCGGATCCTGTTTTGGAGATGGAAAGAATATTTTCCACTATATTTGGAGCTCAACCCAGGCAAACATAA
- the LOC113716290 gene encoding uncharacterized protein isoform X2: MEVFRKLDGLADEISSSQPPVDYWRKFIYCTSLTGPILGTVDHMQPQDFDRTVSPVSVAHFSQYKLHRLLLEKLVNLGFHIVDSHGSNRLEEILIREKEILMGHECVSVSTAHHGVTVTASFLSEGRHMQKDIRCNFIVGTDGAGSTVRQLVGIDMKGERDLQKLVSIHFISEDLGKYLMNEKPGMLFFIFNSEAIGVLVAHDLKQGEFVLQVPFYPPQQKLKDFSSEMCERLIFRLVGRELADIQVRDVKPWVMHAEVAERYLSCNNRIILAGDAAHRFPPAGGFGMNTGVQDAHNLAWKIASVLNGITPLSFLSTYEIERRQIARFNTELSVQNFKAAMNVPSALGLDPTIANAVHRAVNDWIGTILPEGLQRSVLEGIFSIGRAQVSDSLLNEKNPLGLLRLAKLRRIFDEGKSLQLQFPAEDLGFRYLKGALVSDDDSSSNAQEAPTGGRRDYIPSADPGSRLPHMSMRLLSDLSSKETFSALDLVSLDKVEFVLIIAPLEESYNLAQAAFKVAKEHKISIRVCVIWPEKTTDGSGKTEAALEPWTNFIEVAELRNPPTSVSWWDVCQMTDRGAILVRPDEHIAWRTKFGITADPVLEMERIFSTIFGAQPRQT; encoded by the exons ATGGAG GTGTTTAGGAAATTAGATGGTTTGGCGGATGAGATTTCGAGTTCACAACCACCTGTGGATTATTGGAGGAAATTTATCTATTGTACTTCACTCACTGGTCCGATACTTGGAACAGTAGACCATATGCAACCTCAAG ATTTTGATCGAACTGTGAGCCCTGTATCTGTAGCTCATTTTTCACAGTACAAACTTCACAGATTACTACTTGAGAAGCTTGTAAATCTTGGTTTTCACATTGTTGACAGTCACGGGTCTAATAGGCTTGAGGAAATCCTGATTAGGGAGAAGGAGATATTGATGGGGCATGAATGCGTATCAGTTAGTACTGCTCATCATGGTGTTACTGTCACAGCGTCTTTTCTTAGTGAAGGGAGGCATATGCAGAAAGATATCCGTTGCAATTTCATTGTGGGTACAGATGGTGCAGGAAGTACAGTCAGACAGCTTGTAGGAATAGACATGAAAGGAGAAAGGGACTTGCAAAAGCTAGTTAGTATTCACTTTATAAGCGAAGACCTTGGAAAGTATTTGATGAATGAGAAACCAGGAATGCTATTCTTTATCTTCAATTCAGAAGCCATTGGTGTTCTTGTTGCTCATGATTTGAAGCAAGGAGAGTTTGTTTTGCAG GTACCATTTTATCCCCCCCAACAGAAGCTCAAGGACTTCAGCTCTGAG ATGTGTGAAAGATTAATCTTCAGATTGGTTGGCCGGGAGCTTGCAGACATACAGGTTAGGGATGTAAAACCATGGGTGATGCACGCTGAAGTTGCTGAAAGATATCTTTCCTGTAACAACAGGATAATTCTTGCTGGTGATGCTGCCCATCGCTTTCCACCAGCTGGTGGTTTTG GGATGAATACTGGAGTTCAGGATGCTCACAACCTTGCTTGGAAAATAGCTTCTGTTCTCAATGGCATCACACCGCTTTCATTTCTTTCCACTTATGAGATAGAACGTAGGCAG ATTGCCAGATTTAATACGGAGCTTAGTGTTCAAAACTTCAAAGCAGCTATGAATGTTCCTTCTGCACTTGGTCTTGATCCAACTATTGCTAATGCAG TACACCGTGCAGTTAATGATTGGATTGGTACCATTTTACCGGAAGGACTACAGAGGTCAGTTTTGGAGGGAATCTTCAGCATAGGCCGTGCACAGGTTTCAGACTCTCTGTTGAATGAGAAGAATCCTTTGGGATTGTTGAGGCTTGCCAAATTGAGACGGATATTTGACGAAGGAAAGAGTCTTCAACTCCAGTTTCCAGCTGAGGATCTAGGTTTCAG GTATCTCAAAGGAGCACTAGTGTCTGATGATGATAGTTCATCAAATGCTCAGGAAGCACCTACTGGAGGCAGGAGGGACTATATCCCCTCAGCAGATCCTGGATCAAGGTTGCCACATatgagtatgagactcttgtCAGACCTCTCAAGCAAG GAAACATTTTCAGCCTTGGATCTTGTGTCCCTGGATAAAGTTGAGTTTGTTCTCATAATAGCACCATTAGAAGAATCTTACAATCTTGCTCAAGCTGCATTCAAGGTGGCAAAGGAACATAAAATCTCCATAAGGGTGTGTGTGATATGGCCTGAAAAAACTACAGATGGATCTGGAAAAACTGAGGCTGCATTAGAACCTTGGACTAATTTCATTGAAGTTGCGGAATTAAGAAATCCACCAACTTCTGTTTCATGGTGGGATGTTTGTCAAATGACAGACAGAGGAGCCATTTTAGTGAGGCCCGATGAGCACATTGCATGGCGTACAAAATTCGGAATCACAGCGGATCCTGTTTTGGAGATGGAAAGAATATTTTCCACTATATTTGGAGCTCAACCCAGGCAAACATAA